The following coding sequences lie in one Eschrichtius robustus isolate mEscRob2 chromosome 10, mEscRob2.pri, whole genome shotgun sequence genomic window:
- the SURF4 gene encoding surfeit locus protein 4 — translation MGQNDLMGTAEDFADQFLRVTKQYLPHVARLCLISTFLEDGIRMWFQWGEQRDYIDTTWSCGYLLASSFVFLNLLGQLTGCILVLSRNFVQYACFGLFGIIALQTIAYSILWDLKFLMRNLALGGGLLLLLAESRSEGKSMFAGVPTMRESSPKQYMQLGGRVLLVLMFMTLLHFDASFFSILQNIVGTALMILVAIGFKTKLAALTLVVWLFAINVYFNAFWTIPVYKPMHDFLKYDFFQTMSVIGGLLLVVALGPGGVSMDEKKKEW, via the exons ATGGGCCAGAACGACCTGATGGGCACGGCCGAGGACTTCGCAGACCAG TTCCTGCGAGTCACCAAGCAGTACCTGCCGCACGTGGCGCGCCTCTGCCTGATCAGCACCTTCCTGGAGGACGGCATCCGCATGTGGTTCCAGTGGGGCGAACAGCGGGACTACATCGACACCACCTGGAGCTGCGGCTACCTGCTGGCCTCCTCCTTCGTGTTCCTCAACCTGCTCGGACAGCTGA CCGGCTGCATCCTGGTGTTGAGCAGGAACTTCGTGCAGTACGCCTGCTTTGGGCTCTTCGGCATCATCGCGCTGCAG ACGATTGCCTACAGCATCTTATGGGACTTGAAGTTTCTGATGAG GAACCTGGCCCTGGGCGGAGGCTTGTTGCTTCTCCTGGCGGAGTCCCGTTCCGAAGGGAAGAGCATGTTTGCGGGCGTCCCCACCATGCGCGAGAGCTCCCCCAAACAGTACATGCAGCTCGGAGGCCGGGTCTTGCTGGTCTTGATGTTCATGACCCTCCTTCACTTTGACGCCAGCTTCTTCTCG ATTCTCCAGAACATCGTGGGCACGGCTCTGATGATTTTGGTGGCCATCGGCTTTAAAACCAAGCTGGCCGCTTTGACTCTCGTCGTGTGGCTGTTTGCCATCAACGTGTATTTCAACGCCTTCTGGACCATTCCCGTCTACAAGCCCATGCATGACTTCCTCAAGTACGACTTTTTCCAGACCATGTCGGTGATCGGAGGCTTGCTCCTGGTGGTGGCCCTGGGCCCCGGGGGCGTGTCCATGGACGAGAAGAAGAAAGAGTGGTAA
- the RPL7A gene encoding large ribosomal subunit protein eL8 isoform X3, producing the protein MPKGKKAKGKKVAPAPAVVKKQEAKKVVNPLFEKRPKNFGIGQDIQPKRDLTRFVKWPRYIRLQRQRAILYKRLKVPPAINQFTQALDRQTATQLLKLAHKYRPETKQEKKQRLLARAEKKAAGKGDVPTKRPPVLRAGVNTVTTLVENKKAQLVVIAHDVDPIELVVFLPALCRKMGVPYCIIKGKARLGRLVHRKTCTTVAFTQVNSEDKGALAKLVEAIRTNYNDRYDEIRRHWGGNVLGPKSVARIAKLEKAKAKELATKLG; encoded by the exons GCCGAAGGGAAAGAAGGCCAAGGGCAAGAAGGTGGCCCCGGCCCCTGCTGTGGTGAAGAAGCAGGAGGCCAAGAAGGTGGTCAACCCCTTGTTCGAGAAAAGGCCCAAGAACTTTGGCATTG GACAGGACATCCAGCCCAAAAGGGACCTCACCCGCTTTGTCAAATGGCCCCGCTACATCCGCCTGCAGCGGCAAAGGGCTATCCTCTATAAGCGGCTGAAAGTGCCGCCCGCGATTAACCAGTTCACCCAGGCCTTGGACCGCCAAACAG CTACTCAACTGCTTAAGCTGGCCCACAAGTACAGACCAGAGACAAAGCAAGAGAAGAAGCAGAGGTTGCTGGCCCGAGCTGAGAAGAAAGCTGCAGGCAAAGGGGATGTCCCCACCAAGAGGCCACCCGTCCTCCGCGCAG GGGTTAATACTGTCACCACCTTGGTGGAGAACAAGAAGGCTCAGCTGGTGGTCATCGCACATGACGTGGATCCCATCGAG CTGGTGGTCTTCCTGCCTGCCCTGTGCCGTAAGATGGGGGTCCCCTACTGCATCATCAAGGGCAAGGCCAGGCTGGGGCGTCTGGTCCACAGGAAGACCTGCACCACCGTGGCCTTCACACAAGTCAACTC GGAAGACAAAGGTGCTCTGGCTAAGCTGGTGGAAGCCATCAGGACCAATTACAACGACAGATATGATGAG ATCCGCCGTCACTGGGGAGGCAACGTCCTGGGTCCCAAATCAGTGGCTCGCATCgccaagctggaaaaggcaaaggccAAAGAACTGGCCACCAAACTGGGCTAA
- the MED22 gene encoding mediator of RNA polymerase II transcription subunit 22 isoform X3, with protein sequence MAQQRALPQSKETLLQSYNKRLKDDVKSIMDNFTEIIKTAKIEDETQVSRATQGEQDNYEMHVRAANIVRAGESLMKLVSDLKQFLILNDFPSVNEAIDQRNQQLRALREECDRKLVALRDEVSIDLYELEEEYYSSSLLEAGPRHRLC encoded by the exons ATGGCCCAGCAGAGAGCCCTGCCGCAAAGCAAGGAGACGCTGCTGCAGTCTTACAACAAGCGGCTCAAGGATGATGTCAAGTCCATCATGGACAACTTCACCGAGATCATCAAGACCGCCAAG ATTGAGGACGAGACGCAGGTGTCGAGGGCCACTCAGGGCGAGCAGGATAATTACGAGATGCACGTGCGAGCCGCCAACATC GTCCGAGCCGGCGAGTCCCTGATGAAGCTGGTGTCCGACCTCAAGCAGTTCCTCATCCTCAACGACTTCCCGTCGGTGAACGAGGCGATCGACCAGCGCAACCAGCAGCTGCGAGCTCTGCGGGAGGAGTGTGACCGGAAGCTCGTCGCCCTGCGGGACGAGGTCTCCATAGACCTCTACGAGCTGGAGGAGGAGTATTACTCGTCCAG CTTACTGGAGGCTGGACCTCGACACAGACTCTGCTGA
- the RPL7A gene encoding large ribosomal subunit protein eL8 isoform X1, translating into MPKGKKAKGKKVAPAPAVVKKQEAKKVVNPLFEKRPKNFGIGQDIQPKRDLTRFVKWPRYIRLQRQRAILYKRLKVPPAINQFTQALDRQTATQLLKLAHKYRPETKQEKKQRLLARAEKKAAGKGDVPTKRPPVLRAGVNTVTTLVENKKAQLVVIAHDVDPIELVVFLPALCRKMGVPYCIIKGKARLGRLVHRKTCTTVAFTQVNSEDKGALAKLVEAIRTNYNDRYDEIRRHWGGNVLGPKSVARIAKLEKAKAKELATKLG; encoded by the exons ATG CCGAAGGGAAAGAAGGCCAAGGGCAAGAAGGTGGCCCCGGCCCCTGCTGTGGTGAAGAAGCAGGAGGCCAAGAAGGTGGTCAACCCCTTGTTCGAGAAAAGGCCCAAGAACTTTGGCATTG GACAGGACATCCAGCCCAAAAGGGACCTCACCCGCTTTGTCAAATGGCCCCGCTACATCCGCCTGCAGCGGCAAAGGGCTATCCTCTATAAGCGGCTGAAAGTGCCGCCCGCGATTAACCAGTTCACCCAGGCCTTGGACCGCCAAACAG CTACTCAACTGCTTAAGCTGGCCCACAAGTACAGACCAGAGACAAAGCAAGAGAAGAAGCAGAGGTTGCTGGCCCGAGCTGAGAAGAAAGCTGCAGGCAAAGGGGATGTCCCCACCAAGAGGCCACCCGTCCTCCGCGCAG GGGTTAATACTGTCACCACCTTGGTGGAGAACAAGAAGGCTCAGCTGGTGGTCATCGCACATGACGTGGATCCCATCGAG CTGGTGGTCTTCCTGCCTGCCCTGTGCCGTAAGATGGGGGTCCCCTACTGCATCATCAAGGGCAAGGCCAGGCTGGGGCGTCTGGTCCACAGGAAGACCTGCACCACCGTGGCCTTCACACAAGTCAACTC GGAAGACAAAGGTGCTCTGGCTAAGCTGGTGGAAGCCATCAGGACCAATTACAACGACAGATATGATGAG ATCCGCCGTCACTGGGGAGGCAACGTCCTGGGTCCCAAATCAGTGGCTCGCATCgccaagctggaaaaggcaaaggccAAAGAACTGGCCACCAAACTGGGCTAA
- the MED22 gene encoding mediator of RNA polymerase II transcription subunit 22 isoform X1, with protein sequence MAQQRALPQSKETLLQSYNKRLKDDVKSIMDNFTEIIKTAKIEDETQVSRATQGEQDNYEMHVRAANIVRAGESLMKLVSDLKQFLILNDFPSVNEAIDQRNQQLRALREECDRKLVALRDEVSIDLYELEEEYYSSSSSLCEANDLPLCEAYWRLDLDTDSADGLSVPLPASPEPSAGPLQAAAPAHSHAGGPGPGPTEHA encoded by the exons ATGGCCCAGCAGAGAGCCCTGCCGCAAAGCAAGGAGACGCTGCTGCAGTCTTACAACAAGCGGCTCAAGGATGATGTCAAGTCCATCATGGACAACTTCACCGAGATCATCAAGACCGCCAAG ATTGAGGACGAGACGCAGGTGTCGAGGGCCACTCAGGGCGAGCAGGATAATTACGAGATGCACGTGCGAGCCGCCAACATC GTCCGAGCCGGCGAGTCCCTGATGAAGCTGGTGTCCGACCTCAAGCAGTTCCTCATCCTCAACGACTTCCCGTCGGTGAACGAGGCGATCGACCAGCGCAACCAGCAGCTGCGAGCTCTGCGGGAGGAGTGTGACCGGAAGCTCGTCGCCCTGCGGGACGAGGTCTCCATAGACCTCTACGAGCTGGAGGAGGAGTATTACTCGTCCAG CTCAAGTCTTTGCGAAGCTAATGATCTGCCTCTGTGTGAAGCTTACTGGAGGCTGGACCTCGACACAGACTCTGCTGACGGCCTCTCAGTCCCTCTGCCGGCGTCCCCGGAGCCCAGTGCTGGCCCCCTGCAGGCTGCAGCCCCTGCCCACTCCCACGCCggtggccccggccccggccccacgGAGCACGCCTGA
- the SURF2 gene encoding surfeit locus protein 2 — protein MSEPPADVRAFLQEHPSLRLEPGARKVRCALTGHELPCRLPELQVYTRGKKYRRLVRASPAFDYAEFAPHIVPSTKNPHQLFCKLTLRHINKSPEHVLRHTQGRRYQRALQKYEACQKQHVEFVPACLRHKRRRRQDQQGSDGPPGPREAFWEPASSDDGAAPSDSDDSMTDLYPPELFTKKDLGGTEHGDSTDDFLTGNEDEEPRRRREMGPGDSEAVGVGRERVLKRGKKQSGSLKKKFKSHHRKPKSFSSFKQSG, from the exons ATGAGCGAGCCGCCGGCTGACGTGCGCGCCTTCCTGCAGGAGCACCCGAGCCTGCGGCTGGAGCCTGGCGCCCGCAAG GTGAGGTGCGCTCTGACAGGCCACGAGCTGCCCTGCCGCCTGCCGGAGCTCCAGGTCTACACCCGCGGCAAGAAGTACCGGCGGCTGGTCCGCGCCTCCCCGGCCTTCGACTACGCCGAGTTCGCGCCGCACATTGTGCCCAGCACCAAGAACCC GCACCAGCTGTTCTGCAAACTGACCCTGCGGCACATCAACAAGTCCCCGGAGCACGTGCTGAGGCACACCCAGGGCCGGCGATACCAGAGGGCTCTGCAGAAAT ACGAGGCGTGTCAGAAGCAGCATGTGGAGTTCGTGCCCGCCTGCCTGCGGcacaagaggaggaggaggcaagaCCAGCAGGGCAGTGACGGGCCACCCGGCCCTAGAGAAGCCTTCTGGGAACCCGCGTCCAGCGATGACGGCGCCGCCCCAAGTGACAGTGACGACAGCATGACAGACCTGTACCCAC CCGAGCTGTTCACCAAAAAGGACCTGGGGGGGACCGAGCACGGGGACAGCACTGACGACTTCCTGACGGGGAATGAGGACGAGGAGCCAAGACGCCGCAGAGAGATGGGCCCTGGAGACAGCGAGGCCGTGGGCGTGGGCCGGGAGCGGGTCCTCAAGCGCGGGAAG AAGCAGTCCGGCTCGTTGAAAAAGAAGTTCAAGAGTCATCACCGCAAACCTAAGAGCTTCAGCTCTTTCAAACAGTCAGGTTAA
- the SURF1 gene encoding LOW QUALITY PROTEIN: surfeit locus protein 1 (The sequence of the model RefSeq protein was modified relative to this genomic sequence to represent the inferred CDS: deleted 2 bases in 2 codons), with amino-acid sequence MARCARSWRPNVVRITWAGAGPDGAPEAEASRSRKRAPGLGDAMAAARRVGLCAARLGPLLRAAGAGPAPARAVRRSVLGVISRPGLLWRPSRCGSSSAGATAAKTEDDSFLQWFLLLIPVTAFGLGTWQVQRRKWKLQLIAELESRVMAEPIPLPADPMELQNLEYRPVKVRGHFDHSKELYMMPRTMVDPAREAREAGRLSSAAESGAYVVTPFRCTDLGVTILVNRGFVPRKKVNPDTRRKGQVEGEVDLVGMVRLSETRKPFVPENNPERNQWHYRDLGAMARLTGAEPIFIDADFKSTVPGGPIGGQTRVTLRNEHVQYILTWYGLCAATSYLWFKKFLSRTPGV; translated from the exons ATGGCTCGGTGCGCGCGGAGCTGGAGGCCGAACGTCGTTCGAATCAcgtgggcc ggggcggggccggacGGCGCCCCGGAAGCAGAAGCCTCCAGATCCCGGAAGCGCGCGCCCGGGCTGGGCGAT GCGATGGCGGCGGCGCGGCGGGTGGGGCTGTGCGCGGCGAGGCTGGGGCCGCTGCTGCGGGCGGCGGGCGCGGGGCCG GCCCCGGCCCGCGCCGTCCGGAGGAGCGTCCTTGGGGTCATCTCGCGCCCAG GGTTGCTCTGGAGGCCCAGCAGGTGTGGCAGCTCTTCAGCCGGAGCAACTGCCGCAAAAACAGAAGACGACTCCTTCCTCCAGTGGTTTCTGCTTCTCATACCTGTGACTGCCTTTGGCCTGGGGACGTGGCAG GTCCAGCGCCGGAAGTGGAAGCTACAGCTGATCGCAGAACTAGAGTCTAGAGTTATGGCCGAGCCCATCCCGCTGCCCGCAGA CCCGATGGAACTGCAGAACCTGGAGTACAGGCCAGTGAAGGTCAGGGGGCACTTTGACCACTCCAAGGAGCTGTACATGATGCCGCGGACCATGGTGGACCCGGCCCGGGAGGCCCGGGAGGCCGGCCGGCTCTCATCGGCGGCTGAGAGCGGTGCCTACGTGGTCACTCCCTTCCGCTGCACTGACCTGGG AGTCACCATCCTGGTAAATAGAGGGTTTGTGCCCAGGAAGAAAGTGAATCCAGATACGCGGCGCAAAGGCCAG GTTGAGGGAGAAGTGGACCTAGTCGGGATGGTGAGGCTGTCGGAGACCAGGAAGCCCTTTGTTCCTGAGAATAACCCCGAGAGGAACCAGTGGCATTACCGGGACCTGGGGGCCATGGCCAGGCTCACAGGCGCAGAGCCCATCTTCATAGACGCCGACTTCA AGAGCACAGTCCCTGGAGGACCCATCGGAGGGCAAACCAGAGTCACGCTGAGGAACGAGCACGTGCAGTACATCCTCACCTG GTACGGACTCTGCGCGGCCACCTCGTACCTGTGGTTTAAGAAATTCCTAAGCCGGACTCCTGGTGTGTGA
- the MED22 gene encoding mediator of RNA polymerase II transcription subunit 22 isoform X4 — translation MAQQRALPQSKETLLQSYNKRLKDDVKSIMDNFTEIIKTAKIEDETQVSRATQGEQDNYEMHVRAANIVRAGESLMKLVSDLKQFLILNDFPSVNEAIDQRNQQLRALREECDRKLVALRDEVSIDLYELEEEYYSSRYK, via the exons ATGGCCCAGCAGAGAGCCCTGCCGCAAAGCAAGGAGACGCTGCTGCAGTCTTACAACAAGCGGCTCAAGGATGATGTCAAGTCCATCATGGACAACTTCACCGAGATCATCAAGACCGCCAAG ATTGAGGACGAGACGCAGGTGTCGAGGGCCACTCAGGGCGAGCAGGATAATTACGAGATGCACGTGCGAGCCGCCAACATC GTCCGAGCCGGCGAGTCCCTGATGAAGCTGGTGTCCGACCTCAAGCAGTTCCTCATCCTCAACGACTTCCCGTCGGTGAACGAGGCGATCGACCAGCGCAACCAGCAGCTGCGAGCTCTGCGGGAGGAGTGTGACCGGAAGCTCGTCGCCCTGCGGGACGAGGTCTCCATAGACCTCTACGAGCTGGAGGAGGAGTATTACTCGTCCAGGTACAAATAG